The sequence below is a genomic window from Paramisgurnus dabryanus chromosome 4, PD_genome_1.1, whole genome shotgun sequence.
CACGGCTCTATATTAGACTGTGAGGAGTCGGATTGGGACTTCACCATGAATGTTAATGTCCGCAGCATGTATCTGACGATCAGGGCCTTCCTTCCAAAGGTCAGCTTGTCATTTGTCTGTCTAGGATTAACCCAAAACACaacttctttcttttttttctattATGTTGTCCTCTAGTCTCATTTAGTTGTTCAAGTGAAACTTTATCTATGAGAAGCATGCATAATCCATATAACCTGTGATAGGTAGTGGCATTCAATATTTCAATTGTCTGATTTGTATGTGAGTTTAAAGTATATGAGTTGAACCGATCAGTCAATGTAAAATGATTTCCCGTTTTTACACAGATGCTGGCTCGTAAATCTGGAAATATTATCAATATGGCGTCTGTGGCGTCTAGTATCAAAGGTATAAATTCTATCTTGTTGGAGCCTATTTACAGTTTTGATGTTGAATTAATGGCCTGCTGTGGCCCTTTCCTCATAATTACATGTGATGACTGACATTGTTTCATGTAACTCTTGGGATATCATTTTACCTTCATTATCTCCAGTTCACCGGATGCTAAAATTGGCTAAATGCCGTGTCAGGTGAAGCGTCCCTCCCCTAATTGCTTCCTCTTAATTGCACATGCAGGGGTTGTAAACAGATGTGTCTATAGCACATCCAAAGCCGCTGTCATCGGGTTGACCAAATCGGTGGCAGCTGATTTCCTCGAGCAAGGGATCCGATGCAACTGTGTCTGCCCTGGTATGCTACTTTTTGGTATGTCCCTATATCGTACCTTAATGATTATCCTAAGTTATATAGCAGTTTGCATCTGTCTACCTTTCCAGGAACAGTAGATACACCATCATTACGTGAGAGAATCCAGGCCAGACCTGATCCGGAGCAGGTACACTGTTAACCAAAGCATTGTGCACCACATACAGACAAGCAACACAGTAATCCAAAGTTATGTTTGCTTCATTTTTAATTAGTATCTACAGTAAAGCCTTTTCTTATTATAAGATCCCCTGGTAAGAAAACTAGACAACATTTTGTTAGTTACATAGTTTCACTTCTATTTGTCACTTTTCAGGCTTTTAAAGACTTTATGGCCAGACAGAAGACAGGTAGAATGTGCACCGCAGAAGAGGTGGCACATCTTTGTGTCTACTTGGCCTCAGATGAGGTAAGGATTGTACACGGTGGATGACCAATGTACTTTATCTTGTCTATGATATCTATTAAAAGACATAATTTGTTATTTCAAAGAGGTTTTACATTTCACTTAGCTTTTCGATTGTtgattttaacataaaactgtaaatgtacaacatttcattaaaaGAGTTTTATCTTTGCAGTCTGCCTATGTAACCGGAACAGAAGCCATCATTGATGGAGGATGGAGGCTCTGAGGACATgttgttgcatttacttcataaaCATGCACATAATTCAGCATCCAAAGTATTATAGATAATTACAGCTGATAATCAGTGATTACATCTAACATTTTTAATTCTGCTAGAAAATCACTACCTTAGTAAATCCTTGTCTAGGTTGTATTAATTAGATTTAATGAGTTTAAGATGATAAACCATAGATTATGATTTATattgatattttattttttaatatcaaGATTTAGTAtttctaaaaaatatattaccGGTACTACAGTAGATGTTGCTGTACATTTTTGCAGTCTATTGTTTAGAAcgtttgttttataaatttattGTTAGGTTTCAGTAACAAACATATATCAACATGTAAGCAAAATGGTTTCATTACGTATTAATTGATTTTATTTGGGTTATTTATAAAccaaatgtcaaaatagtcAAGATTGATTTTAATCAGAAACATAGTAATACATACAAATacttatgtaaaaaaatatgtaaaataactCTTTGTAGCAACTGTGGTACATTATTATAGCaatacttaataaataaataaataaataaatacaaaaggCTTACTAGCGCTCAggggcccgttcttcgtacgtcgctaactcagttagctggatttgattGTTGATGATTTGGCATGATCTTGGATTATTTGGTTCTTCGAAGCTCATTCTAAACTTGGTGTCATAGCAACAGGTCTGTAAGCTCAAACCTGCTCGGGAGCAGGCTTATTTCATATAAACAAGATtagtttgtacctttttaagCGGATGTGATACGGAAAGTCTGACGCAGTCGCGTATTCTTCATTATACGAGCGCAATCTGCGTAAGATGCATGACTAATataaagagcttttcaaattcaacacgtaataaaaaaagaatatattaattaaatcttttagcgatgttatttaaaaaatatataatataacaaatatattttttctgtacttgtgcgacttgtttttgtgtaacagttgtttgattattattcttaaacgaatgacatgctgatcacattcattttaaatttg
It includes:
- the bdh2 gene encoding dehydrogenase/reductase SDR family member 6; protein product: MGRLDGKVIVLSAAAQGIGRACAIAFAKEGAQVTATDINGEKLKELDGIPGIKTRVVDVTKKDQVEALAKDFDHVDVLLNVAGFVHHGSILDCEESDWDFTMNVNVRSMYLTIRAFLPKMLARKSGNIINMASVASSIKGVVNRCVYSTSKAAVIGLTKSVAADFLEQGIRCNCVCPGTVDTPSLRERIQARPDPEQAFKDFMARQKTGRMCTAEEVAHLCVYLASDESAYVTGTEAIIDGGWRL